A window of Canis lupus baileyi chromosome 3, mCanLup2.hap1, whole genome shotgun sequence genomic DNA:
AAGACGTCAGTGATAGTGAAAGGAAAAGCAGCTCTGCCGAGTCCTCATCAGGTAACCACCGGCTCTGCTGCCACACGGGGAGGGCCCACCACCCCCTGCCATGCACTTCcagctgttttcttcctgaagCGGAGTCGGGGTCGGgttcagaggaggaggaggaggaagaagaggaggaggaagaggaggaagaggaggaggggagcagcAGTGAAGaatcagaggaggaggaggaagaggaagaggagacaggAAGCAACTCCGAGGATGCGTCTGGGCAGTCGGCTGGTGAGGAGGGCACAGGGCACCATGGTTTCATTTGGTGTTTAGAAACGAGAGAAATCATTTGAactcttgatttaaaaatatttccaaacagaaaatcCTATGGTATCTGGGACTCACATGAGACTCTAAAATTGATTATTTACAGTGGTTCTTGCTTTCCATTAGCTGAAGGAGATCCTGTTTGTGCCTCTAGAGGTTCTGGAGAGCCCTAGAAAGAGGCAGAACCCAAACTTGTGTGGTGCGGGGGCCTTGCAGGTCTGAGCAGACGTCCTCTCTGTCTTACAGAGGAAGTGAGTGAGGACGAGATGAGTGAGGACGGGGAGCGGGAGAGCGAGAACCACGTCCTTGTTGGTGAGCGGCATCCCTGTTGGATGGTCCTTCCCTCCACTGCCCCTTGGCACTGCAGCCCTTTCTGAAGCAAGTAGATCACCGTCTTGTGTGCGTAGCCTGACCAAGAGACATAAGCAGCCAACTCCCTGAGAGATGCGCTTGTGACTGTGGAGGGCCAGCATCCCTTCCTGGGGCCATACTGAGCATTGTCCGGAGTGTCACCATGGCTTAGATGTGGCAGGGAGGTGCCCTCAGGCCCTGAGACAAGTCCTGGGTGTGCTGCCTCTGAGCACAGTCAGCACCTCCTGGTGCTCACAGCTGAGCTGGTAAACCCCAAGACCCCAGCGCCCTCTGTCCAGGATGGTGGGATACGCAGCCCGTATACAGCATCCACATGCCCTCACTgttccccctgccccagggcaggagaggggTGATGACGATGCTTGTTCCTGGTTCCATAATTGGGTTTAATTTTTGAAGTTCCAGAGTCCCGATTTGATCGAGACTCCGGTGACagtgaggaaggggaggaagaagccGGTGAGGGCACTCCACAGAGCAGTGCCCTGACTGAAGGAGACTTCGTGCCCGACTCTCCTGCCTTGTCACCCATTGAACTCAAACAGGAGCTGCCCAAGTACCTCCCTGCCCTGCAGGTCAGACGTCCTCCCCACCCCGGGGTTATTTCAGCTTTGCTGATTGTGGACAAGGCCGGTAGCTAAGAACACATGGGGGGGGCCCCTGGTGGGTATCTGCCACCAGGGTCATACATGCAGCCAGGGAAGCCAGGGCTTTGGAGATGGGGTGCTGTGGGTGCTACTGCCCTCAGTGTTCTCTTATTGTGGGGCCTGCAGGCCAGGCCTGGCTCAGAAGGATGGGTCCTTCTGAGGTTTTGTTCATGTTGGTTTTATCTCTTAAGAAGCATATCCTCACTGAAGAAACTGGAGAGGAGGGCTACTCCTGGCACCACCCCCAGATTCCAGGCAGGGTTTACTGCATGTGTAAGTACGGCTGCAGCTGCTGCATCCTCACAACCTGCTGCTTTCCAGGGCTGTCGAAGTGTGGAGGAATTCCAGTGCCTGAACAGGATCGAAGAAGGCACTTATGGGGTAGTGTACAGAGCAAAGGACAAGAAGACAGGTGTGTACAGTGTTGGGGTGTCCCCcgaggggggaaggggagatgTGGCACAGAGAACCTATCCTCAGGCAGGAAGGAGTTTCTTCTGAGGAACATTGTCCATGGGTGTACCCACTGCAATTTCTCGGGCCCAACCTGTCATGTTTACTGTGCACAGCGTCTCCGAGGCCATCTGCAGGCACTGCGACAGAGGCAGGGTGTCCTGCTGGAGCCACAGCCAGTTTGCAGGTACTGAGATCCAGGCGTGGCTGTCCTGGCCTTTGGCACCCTCGGTGTCAAGGTCCTTGAACACAGTTCCAATTCTCCTGGGAGTCCTCCCTCCCCAGATGCCTGGGTATGGACTCATCTTACCTGTGAGCGCCAGCTAATGACTCGTGGGCCCATGAGCAGTTGACTTGTTGGTGCCTGTGGAGTCCAGAGGTCAGCCAGACCATGAGGCTCTGCACTTGCTTGGTTGTGACAGCAGGTACTTCGGCCCCATAGCAGAGTATGGAGTCTGGTGAGCGGTAGCACCTGAGCAGGTGTGTGAGCCATGGACCGGAAGTTTCCCCAGCACCCGAAGCTGGGTATTGGAAACTCAGGGAAGCCACCTAAGACCCTGGTGGATGTTTCTGTGTTGAAATGTTGAGGTTTGCTGAGTCTCATTGCAAATCacagagagaaatgggaaaattctCAGCTATTTTGGACAAAAGCTGGTCTAGAAATAGGCCTAATGTTTCTGTTGGGCAACAGATTTGGGCTTTTTTATGTGGTGCTGATGTGATACGGGACTTTCCAATTAAAACAAGGCTTTTCAGTGCAAAACAAACGCTTCCCAGGTCCCAGCcaaatgtgtgtatgtaaaaGGTTTTCTCAGACTGTCTCTGAATCATTTTCAGATGAAATTGTGGCCTTGAAGCGGctgaagatggagaaggagaaagagggctTCCCGATCACATCTCTCAGAGAGATCAACACCATCCTGAAGGCGCAGCACCCCAATATCGTCACTGTCCGGGTATGGCAGCCCCCAAAATGTCCATGCCTTGATGCTCATCACATGGTCTAGTTCCCTACCGTCTCTGCATGCCCATGCCCCAGGAATCAACCACTGCATGGGTGGAGCCTGAGAGGAGCAGGGCACCCACAGACCGGCTTTCCTTCTCTAGGAAATTGTCGTGGGCAGCAATATGGACAAGATCTACATAGTGATGAACTACGTGGAACATGACCTCAAAAGCCTGATGGAGACCATGAAGCAGCCTTTCCTGCCAGGTGGGGCCCTCTGGCCAGTGTCTCCAACGAGAAACATCCCATGCTTGGGCTGCCCAAGCTGCAGGCCGTGTCCCTGACCTTGTAACTCTGACCTCCTCATGCTGTGCACGAGTGTTTGCGCATGTGAGGGccatgctgagctgggagcctccCCAGGATGGACACACCCCAAGAAGCCTGGTCGCTCCTGAGGTGGGTAGATAACCTGGGACTGACCCTTTGCTCTCTAGGGGAGGTGAAGACCCTGATGATCCAGCTGCTGCGTGGGGTGAAGCACTTACATGACAACTGGATCCTGCACCGGGACCTCAAGACATCCAACCTGCTGCTGAGCCACGCCGGCATCCTCAAGGTAATAGGGCTCACCCCATGGGGCCCCTGATGCCCGGGCCTCGGGGGCCTGCCCATAGCCCACCCTCCATCCTTGCAGGTTGGGGACTTTGGCCTGGCAAGGGAGTATGGGTCCCCTCTGAAGGCCTACACTCCAGTCGTGGTGACCCTGTGGTACCGTGCCCCAGAGCTGCTGCTGGGTGCCAAGGTGAGTGCCGGGGGCTGTGGGGGCCTAACCTGCGCTCACTGCCCCACCAGCCCTGAGTGTGCCCCCTGGCCTCCCAGGAGTACTCCACGGCTGTGGACATGTGGTCGGTGGGCTGCATCTTTGGGGAGCTGCTGACTCAGAAGCCACTATTCCCTGGGAAGTCGGAAATCGATCAGATCAACAAAGTGTTTAAGGTTTGTCTGTGGCTCCTACCTGCAGGGCATCCTGTGAGGTGTACGCAGGCACCCCAAACCAGATCCTTCCCTGCAGGCTGTGGCTGCTCTGAGacatctctctttgtctctctctcaggACCTGGGGACCCCCAGTGAGAAAATCTGGCCTGGCTACAATGACCTCCCCGCAGTCAAGAAGATGACCTTTACTGAATACCCCTATAATAATCTCCGCAAACGCTTTGGGGCCCTGCTCTCAGACCAGGGTTTCGATCTCATGAACAAGTGTGTAAACATGCAGGGCGTGCGCCCCCTATGCCCCAGCCCACGCCCACCCCTACCCCTGTGCCAAGTGTCAATTGCTCTTGTCCTCCCAGGTTCCTGACCTACTTCCCTGGGCGGAGAGTCAGTGCAGAGGATGGCCTCAAGCATGAGTACTTCCGAGAGACGCCCCTCCCCATCGACCCGTCGATGTTCCCCACGTGGCCCGCCAAGAGTGAGCAGCAAAGGGTGAAGCGTGGCACGAGCCCACGGCCGCCGGAAGGAGGCCTAGGCTACAGCCAGCTGGTGAGGGGCAGGGctagcagaggaggagggaaggtgtGGGGGTTCCCTGAGGCGGGGCTGGCCCAGCCGGGGCCCCACGGCACCACTTGCTCCCCAGGGCGACGACGACCTGAAGGAGACGGGTTTCCACCTCACGACCACAAACCAGGGGGCCTCAGCCGCGGGCCCTGGCTTCAGCCTCAAGTTCTGAGGTTCTGTACGgagcccaccccagccccatggGGGCCGCTCAGGAACACTCGGCGGGGGTCGGTGCTGGAGGCAGCATGCAGGTCCAGACCCAAGCCCTGCTTTGTGTGTACTCAGCTGCCACAGGCTGGGACGGCCCTGGATCTCCACCTCAAGTCTCAGACTGCCTGTTCTGTTTGCTTTTCCacgtttcatttttattttatcttggcTTGTAAATTTGTAGAATTAAATCACATTTTCCTTGTTGTGGAAGGAAAGGCTATATTTTTTCAGATGTGTCAGACTTGCCCTGCAAGGAGTGGGCGGGCATCAGTAGGTGGCCAGTGTGGACAGCATATCCCCGACACGCAGACTTGTATGCTGACCCCTGGGGGCTGTGGTGTGAGAATATAGCCTTGATTTGGAATGGAGCcgtggggtgggtgtgggggggatttttctacttttaatctTCACTCTCCTGCTTCACACCTTCCTGCCCCTCAGGGCATCCAcagacccaggcaccccagagccTGGTGTGTGAGCCCTTGGCCACAGTGAGTTTTGTACAAGATCATTAACGCATTTTAAGACCACAGTAAAATATTCCTGGAGGAAAGCTGTGGTATGTCCTTTTCAGCCCCTAGGGGACTGGTCCTTCACTCGTGCTGCCTGGAGGGGCCTCAGGCCCATGCTCTCTGGAAAAAGGatggtgggagggtgggaggaaggatgCCTCTGACCCATGTGTCCCGCCAGGTCTCCAGCTCCCAGTCTAGCTGGACAGGGTGTAGCTCTGGCAAAGGGGGCCACCTGCCCTTGCGGGGGCCTTCCACCTGCCCCTTGTATTGGCACTACCACAGATCCTGTCTGGGGCCCCACTCCTGGGCCTCACTTGCCCCaacccccatccctctccccccAGAGGCCTGCCCTTCACAGCCTTCCTGCCTCACCCATCCCTGAGCAAACCTACCACATACCCAGGCCCCCCGGGATCCTCGGGTTCAGCCTGCTCTCCCAAAGATGCTGTTCACATTTGGGTGTCAGTTTACCCCATTTCTCCAGGACCAGCCAGGAAAAACCCTCTTGGCCTTGGCTTCTGAGGACTGCACCCACACCCCAGGCCACTGCAGGGAAGTCAGGAGTcctggccccaggctccccaCGTCAAGCTGAGCACAGGCTGAATGGCCCCACCCCACAGAGCCCAAAGCTGATCCCCCTCCCTTCCAAGAAAGGTTGCGCAGACTTCAGAGAATAAGTGCTTTATCAGCAGCCTCAGCCTGGCAGGACACTCAGCCCCGCACTCGGACTCGCCAGGAGTAGGTGCTGAGCACACGCTGCCGCCGGCGCACCACACACGTATACGTGCCCTCGTTGATGGCGTTGGCAATGATGCTCAGATGTGCTTCGCCCAGCGCCAGGTAGCCAGGGTAGGAGAACTCCAGGGGTTCCTGGTCCTTGTACCAGCTGCGAGGAGGGTAGGAGGGCTGGCCAGGGTCCTGagcccccactgccccccctcGGGGTCATGGGGCAGGGCCACTCACTACACTTTGCCTTTCTTGTGAAGGATCTTCTGGCCACATCGGAAGGTCACATTCCGACCCTCAGGCACCAGCCTGGTCTTGGTCCTGGGTGGTGGTGCAGTGGCGGCCACCGTGGGGAAGGGGAACTCTATTCGGTGTGGGGGAAGAGGGGTCAGAGGGGCCACATAGTGCCCTGCCTCTGACCAGACCCAAGCCAGGAATTGGGACCCAGCCTCACCATAGCAGAAGTCACAGCTGCTGGGGCAGAGCCTCTTCATGAGCCTCCGGCGGGTGTCACAAAATCCCCTCCGAGCCCAGGATGTGCACACGAACAGCCGGTCTAGGCAGCCTGCAGGAGGGCAACATGGCCTTAGGGCCGGCCTGCCAGCCCGCtggcctgcccacctgcccacagcACTCACCATAGAGTCGGTGCAGCCCCCACAGTTCATCCTGCGACAGGGTCTTCCAGCCACGCAGAGTGGCATTAAGGTGCATGAGCGCCCGGCCATGCTGTGAGTGCATCAGGCCCAGCGCATGGCCAATCTCATGGGCCGCCACGTGCACCAGGTCAGTGAGCCAAACGCCTGCAGGTCCCGTGGGTCAGGCCCTCGAACCCTGGCCCAGCTCTCCCAGCTTTGCCCACCAGCCTCACTTGCCATGGCCACATCTGCAGTGTGGCCACAGAGCCTCCCTCAGCACAGCCATGGGAAGATAAGAATGTTCCAGGCCAGCAGAGGCAGTGAGCTCGGCCCCCAGGAATGTAACTCCAGCTCCCTCTCCAgcagcagggggcgggggtggggggtggttcgGGGCTCCTGGAACCCAGGCCTATGGCCTCCTCCCAGcctcttcttcctgcctcctCAACCCCAAATCGCAGCCACCACCCCCAAAGCCCTCCTGCTCTGCCCACCGAGGTGCAGAGGGCCCCACAGGAGGCCAGGCCATCACCTTTCTTCCAGCTGTAGCGTGTGGGACCCAGGACCCAGTATTCGCTGTCATCAAAGTGGATGCCGCCGTGCGGGGGAAAGAAGGCGTGAGCCAGCTCGCCTGTTGGGCCATCGAAGCAGTGGTGCAGCGCGGAGACCAGGCAGTCCGTATGGTTGACCGGGTAGAAGCCTGGGGGAGCACAGGGCTGAGAGGGGGCCACAGGgccaggtgggggcgggggcacggCGCCCACCTATGCGCAGGTCGCTGGGCTGCTCAGGGGCCACCTCTCGGAAGCTGAAGGGGGACACGTCACTCCACATGCGAAAGGCAGTGGCCAGGCCCCGCCGGGTCTCACTGGGGCTCAGCAGGTTCCGTGGGAAGGAGAGGATCCTGGGATGGGGGTCAAGGTCAGGGGTGGCGGCCAGGCTGGGCAAGTTCCCTCAGCCCCACCATCTGGGCCCCCGGTCACACCTGTAGGTGAGGTTGAAGTGGTCCCAGCGCAGCCTGGCTGGGGTCAGCGTGTAGCGGCGTCTGCGGGGTgcctggaggggcaggggacTGGGTCCTGGGGTGGCGAAGACACCCACAGGGTAGGGTGCGGCGAGGTCTCCCTTCAAGGAAAGCGAGTACTCTTGGGGAGGAAGTAGGGATCATCCCCACATCTGAAAACACTCAgagaaagaactaaagaaaatggGGCGGGGTGCGTGGTTCAGGGACCTTTTTTGGTCTCTGCATTTTCAGGTTTTTCACCCGGCAACGGTGTTACTTTACAGCCTGGGTGGGGGGGAAGGTGACTGACCACAGGCGGGGTCCGAGTGGGTGGAGCCGGAGGCCTGATGCcggcttccccctcccccttccctccccccaaccaGGGACATGCAGGCTCCTGGACCCTCAGGCCGCTGGCCCCTCTGCCCATCCCCGGCTGCTCTCACCTGCGCTGCGCTGGCCCCCAGCCGGGCTGCAGGGGCCCCGGGCCGCGCCAGCAGCAGGAGCACCGGCAACAGGCACAGGGCGCCCAGCACAGCTCCCAGCCAGCGAGCCTGGGCTTGGGCCCCCGACGCTGCTGAGGACACGCAGGCCCCGAGGCCCATGGCGCCTGCGGACTCGCTGTCGGGGCCTAGAGCCCACTGGGGCTGGGCGGGGAGGCGCTGCAGTCGGCTCCGGTTACAGGGGTGGGTGCTGGGGGAGGCGCGCCCCTGAAGGGAACCAGCTGGCCGTCCCCGCCGTCAGGACAGCCCCGCCGCCTGCCTGGAGTGCGGACCCGGGGCCTGTGGGTCGGTGGCAGCAGCCTGGGCAGGGCCTGCTGGGCGGGGTCACTTGGGGAGGGGGGGACGAGGAGGGCCCAGCAGCAAGGAAAGGGACAGATGCCAGAGGCTCAGGCCCAGGGAAGGGTAGTCAGTTGGGGTCCTGAGAGAGCTCTTTTCCTGGATGGGGTGTCCCCCAGTCCCCCTACTCCTGAATGAGacctgggagtggagcctgcatTCTAGCCAACTTGGGACCTGTCCCCTGCCCTTGGAGCTGCCTGACCAGGTCTCTGAGAGGGGTGGGGATGAGGAGAGTGGAGTACTGGGCACTGGGCAGGGAAGAGGTCGGGGCGAGacgcgggggagggggcaggcggaATGGGGATGGTGCCAGGGAGGACCCAGATGCGGGAGCTGGCGGGAAGAGACCCCATGGGAGCTAGTGGGGAAGCTCATGGAGTGCGGCGGCTGTGGGAGCCAAGAACTGTTCCCCTGGCTGGGGCCAAGGTCTGGAACAGCCGGATGGGAAGGCGAGGAAACAGCGTCCTGAGGCCGGAAGCCTCCAGCCTCAAAGGGTTATTGGTGTGGGCCCCTCGGGGCTGGGGGACCTGGGATTGGGGACGCCTGGCCAGAGggacagggagcagagggagaggcagagggccaGACCAGCTGGGGGGCTTGGCTGTCCCCATTCTCCATCCAGGCCTGGCGCCCAGTGACAGCAGCACAGCGGGCCAGCGGGGTCAGTGCCAAGTTGCTGGCCGACAGCCCTGAGGCTCTGGGGGAGCATTCCGGGTGGTTCTTGGAAAGCGCCCTGCCAGCCAGAGCCCAGGCGAGAGCTGCGCCCCGCTCTCCAAGGCTAAATATTTGCCCCCACAGGAGGTCCTCCTGCCCTGTGTCTGCCTCCCACGCTCCATGGTCCCAAGACCCTAGGGGTCTCAGGCCGAAAACTAacacctcccccaactccctggGTCAGAGGCGACTGCACAGCCTgcccaggggaggaggaaggggcaggggtcGGAGGGagacacacacccccccccccccccgcccccgacagACACTGGGGTAATGGCCAAGCCTTGGCTTCCGGGGGACATCACGCTCCTGGGCGCCGTCCTTCCACGAACCCAGGCCAGGACGGTGGACGCTGGACACCGCTGGACGCGGGGGCCGGTCCAGAGCGCAGAGCCAGGGCAGCAGCGGACCTGCgccacccgcccccaccccgccccaggcaGGCAACAGACGTAAAAGTCCGAGAATCTTTTTATAAAACACGTGGTGGGGGCTTGCGAAGGCGACGGCGGGACGTGGCTCCGGAACGTGGCGGGGCGCGGCCGggagtgcgggggggggggggggggcacgggcTACACGAAGATCTGGATGCGGTCGCGGATGGGCTGGCGGCAGATGGGGCAGGCGCTGAGCGCGGCGCCGCAGGGTGCGCACGCGCCGTGGCCGCACTGGAACACGAGGCGGATGTGGCTGTCGATGCAGATGGGGCAGGTGATGCGCTCCTCCATCTGCCGGTAGCGACTCTGCAGCTCCTCCACCAGCTGCCGCGGCGGGCCGGACGCGGGGGTCGCGCTGGCCACCTCTGTGCCGTCTGCCGGGGGGATCGGGGtcaggggcggggcggcgggggcgggacgTGCGCACAGAAGCAGGCggggctgagccacccacctggTCGCAGCTTCTTGCCGATGACCACCTGGCATCTGATGCACTTCTTCATCCTGCGAGCGCActctgcggggggcgggggaggggagaggaagccGGAGCCCGGTTGGGCGGGCCCAAGGGGACCGGGGACatgccccccggccccccgcactCACCCTCGCACACAGTGCGGTGCTGGCACGGCGAGAACAGCACCAGCAGCGCCAGCTCCGAGCACACCAGGCACTCGGCGGCCTCGGGCCCCGACGGCGCAGCCACGTGCAGGTTCGTCACGGTGTTGGGGGTGCCAAGCACCAGCCTCGGGCCCGGGGCCGCACCCCCGCTGCCGCCCGCGTGCCTCTCCCTGCGGTTGGAGGAGGGGGCTTGAACGGGCCCGGGGCACCGgggcccgccccccaccccgccgggcTCACCGGAAGCGCTGCGCACAGCCCTGCAGGGCCTTGAGTACACGGCCCTCGGCGGCCAGGTCCAGCGGGCTGCGGCCGCGGTGGTTGGCGTAGCTCACGTCGGCGCCCTCCAGCGCCAGGAAGCATGCGACCGCCGCTCCCACCGTCAGCTCCCCGCTGCCCGGGAGGCCTGAGGCCTGGAGCTGGACGGCAGACACAGGCAGGCCGGTGAAGGCAGGCCCTGGGCATGCAGGAGCCTCTCCCAGCACCCGGCCCCTGGGGCTTCGGTGTGAGGCTGCTGGaacaggagggaggcaggtggccGGGCCAAGCGCCCAGCCAGGGAACTCCGGGGTAGGGGCAGAGTTCTGATggaccccaccctgccctgctgtgTGTGCCCTATCCCCTCTTCCCAAGCCGGCCAGGAGCACATCTTCTCAGGGAACCTGGGCCACTCTGCGGTGACTGAGGTCACAGAAAACATCTTTAGCAAACCGCAGTCCCCTGGACTCACCCACCCCCAAGAAGGCCTGGCTCCCTGGTCAGACACCCACAGTGGAGGTGGCCAGTCCCTCAGGCCCCACTTCTGGCCTGCAGCCAGGCTCTCTGGCCCACCTCTTCAGTACCCAGATCCACACTTCCTCACCCTGGACAGCAGCTGCAAGGGCCCTGGGTCCCCCCCGGCCCCATCTGCTGCCAGGGGCAGCAGCTGATGACGCTGCAGGGCCACGTGCAAGGCTGTGTCCCCTTCCTCATCCTCGGCGTTGACACTGCAGCCCGCGTCCACTAGCAGCGGCACCAGCCCCACATGAGCCTGCTGCACGGCCAGGTGCAGGGGGGACTGGAGCTTACGGTTGCGAACGTTCACATCACAGCGGCCCTGAGAAGAGGTAAAGGCTCAGCCCAGGGACCCCAGGTCAGCCCTGGCCCCCGAGGCCCTGTGCTGGTCCACACCTCTCGGATCAGAATCTGGGCCACTTCCCGGTGGTTGTTGAGGGCAGCCAGGTGTAAGGCTGTGAAGCCATCCTCCTTCTTGGCGTCCACCAGCTGTCGTGCCCGAGCTAGAATCCTCCTGACAGCTCTGTGGGAGCAGGGAGACATGTCTGGGGTCCGGAATGGCCTCAGTGTCCCAGCAGCACCACGGGAGCTTGGCCACCAGCTGCACCCACCCCACACTCACAGCGTGTGGCCCTTGAGGGATGCGTGATGCAGCAGGGTGAAGCCCTGGCTGTTAGTGGCCGTGACATCAACACCTGGCACCTCAGTGAGGACCTCCACGATGCCGCTGGCGCCGGCGCCCGCCGAGATGGCACAGTGCAGAGGTGTGTCCGCGTGTGCATCCTGCCGGCAGTGGTCAACGGTCACCCAGCAGGAAGGTAAATGCCACTGTATCGTTGGGCCCAGGGGTACAGCCAAAGGACTCCGCACTTACAGGCAGGTTGACGTCACAGCCACGTTCACAGAGGACCTtcaccacctccaggaagcccctCTGCACAGCCACATGCAGTGCTGCGCTCCGGGTGCTGTTAAGAGCATTGGCCCCACACCCGGAGCTCAGGAGCAACCGGGCAGCCTCAGGCTGGTTCCTGacagaagaggaagcaggagggTCCTGTGCCTACTGGCTGGacctgcaccccagcccccaccgtGTCCCTGCCAGGGCCTCACCCCAAGGCTGCATAGTGCAGCGCCGTATTGCCCTCATCATCTGCCAGGTCCATGCCCGCTCGTGCCTGCAGCAGCAGCCGCACCAGCTCCACCTGGCCTAGGTAGGCGGCCACCTGCAGAGCGGTCCTGCCCTGGTTCTTGGTGTCCACCTACCAGGAGAGCCAGCAGGTCAgtccccagccctccagcccatCCTTGGGGCAGGCCAGTGGAAGGGAGGATGGCAGGTAGGGCGAGTGTCAGGGCCTTGCCTGCTCTGGGTGCCGCCTCAGCTGGTCCAGAGCCCCAGCCATACTGCCC
This region includes:
- the MIB2 gene encoding E3 ubiquitin-protein ligase MIB2 isoform X1, with amino-acid sequence MGSAPSLPILCWTWVLAWTWADGGCQRARGARPLLLAKPGHCPSSLLTCGLSWLAVFPEGARPVIWSRSSPAHHGPRPPGRCAGVRHPNIICDCCKKHGLRGMRWKCRVCFDYDLCTQCYMHNKHDLTHAFERYETAHSRPVTLSPRQGLPRIPLRGIFQGAKVVRGPDWEWGSQDGGEGKLGRVVDIRGWDVETGRSVASVTWADGTTNVYRVGHKGKVDLKCVNEAAGGFYYKEHLPKLGKPAELQRRVSADSQPFQHGDKVKCLLDTDILREMQEGHGGWNPRMAEFIGQTGTVHRITDRGDVRVQFGRETRWTFHPGALTKHNAFWVGDVVRVIDDLDTVKRLQAGHGEWTDDMAPALGRIGKVVKVFRDGNLRVAVGGQLWTFSPSCLVAYRPEEDANLDVAERARENKSFLSVALEKLRAQKSDLEHPGRLVVEVALGSMAGALDQLRRHPEQVDTKNQGRTALQVAAYLGQVELVRLLLQARAGMDLADDEGNTALHYAALGNQPEAARLLLSSGCGANALNSTRSAALHVAVQRGFLEVVKVLCERGCDVNLPDAHADTPLHCAISAGAGASGIVEVLTEVPGVDVTATNSQGFTLLHHASLKGHTLAVRRILARARQLVDAKKEDGFTALHLAALNNHREVAQILIREGRCDVNVRNRKLQSPLHLAVQQAHVGLVPLLVDAGCSVNAEDEEGDTALHVALQRHQLLPLAADGAGGDPGPLQLLSRLQASGLPGSGELTVGAAVACFLALEGADVSYANHRGRSPLDLAAEGRVLKALQGCAQRFRERHAGGSGGAAPGPRLVLGTPNTVTNLHVAAPSGPEAAECLVCSELALLVLFSPCQHRTVCEECARRMKKCIRCQVVIGKKLRPDGTEVASATPASGPPRQLVEELQSRYRQMEERITCPICIDSHIRLVFQCGHGACAPCGAALSACPICRQPIRDRIQIFV
- the MIB2 gene encoding E3 ubiquitin-protein ligase MIB2 isoform X3 yields the protein MGSAPSLPILCWTWVLAWTWADGGCQRARGARPLLLAKPGHCPSSLLTCGLSWLAVFPEGARPVIWSRSSPAHHGPRPPGRCAGVRHPNIICDCCKKHGLRGMRWKCRVCFDYDLCTQCYMHNKHDLTHAFERYETAHSRPVTLSPRQGLPRIPLRGIFQGAKVVRGPDWEWGSQDGGEGKLGRVVDIRGWDVETGRSVASVTWADGTTNVYRVGHKGKVDLKCVNEAAGGFYYKEHLPKLGKPAELQRRVSADSQPFQHGDKVKCLLDTDILREMQEGHGGWNPRMAETGTVHRITDRGDVRVQFGRETRWTFHPGALTKHNAFWVGDVVRVIDDLDTVKRLQAGHGEWTDDMAPALGRIGKVVKVFRDGNLRVAVGGQLWTFSPSCLVAYRPEEDANLDVAERARENKSFLSVALEKLRAQKSDLEHPGRLVVEVALGSMAGALDQLRRHPEQVDTKNQGRTALQVAAYLGQVELVRLLLQARAGMDLADDEGNTALHYAALGNQPEAARLLLSSGCGANALNSTRSAALHVAVQRGFLEVVKVLCERGCDVNLPDAHADTPLHCAISAGAGASGIVEVLTEVPGVDVTATNSQGFTLLHHASLKGHTLAVRRILARARQLVDAKKEDGFTALHLAALNNHREVAQILIREGRCDVNVRNRKLQSPLHLAVQQAHVGLVPLLVDAGCSVNAEDEEGDTALHVALQRHQLLPLAADGAGGDPGPLQLLSRLQASGLPGSGELTVGAAVACFLALEGADVSYANHRGRSPLDLAAEGRVLKALQGCAQRFRERHAGGSGGAAPGPRLVLGTPNTVTNLHVAAPSGPEAAECLVCSELALLVLFSPCQHRTVCEECARRMKKCIRCQVVIGKKLRPDGTEVASATPASGPPRQLVEELQSRYRQMEERITCPICIDSHIRLVFQCGHGACAPCGAALSACPICRQPIRDRIQIFV
- the MIB2 gene encoding E3 ubiquitin-protein ligase MIB2 isoform X6; this encodes MDPDPQAGVQVGMRVVRGVDWKWGQQDGGEGGVGTVVELGRHGSPSTPDRTVVVQWDHGTRTNYRAGYQGAHDLLLYDNAQIGVRHPNIICDCCKKHGLRGMRWKCRVCFDYDLCTQCYMHNKHDLTHAFERYETAHSRPVTLSPRQGLPRIPLRGIFQGAKVVRGPDWEWGSQDGGEGKLGRVVDIRGWDVETGRSVASVTWADGTTNVYRVGHKGKVDLKCVNEAAGGFYYKEHLPKLGKPAELQRRVSADSQPFQHGDKVKCLLDTDILREMQEGHGGWNPRMAEHNAFWVGDVVRVIDDLDTVKRLQAGHGEWTDDMAPALGRIGKVVKVFRDGNLRVAVGGQLWTFSPSCLVAYRPEEDANLDVAERARENKSFLSVALEKLRAQKSDLEHPGRLVVEVALGSMAGALDQLRRHPEQVDTKNQGRTALQVAAYLGQVELVRLLLQARAGMDLADDEGNTALHYAALGNQPEAARLLLSSGCGANALNSTRSAALHVAVQRGFLEVVKVLCERGCDVNLPDAHADTPLHCAISAGAGASGIVEVLTEVPGVDVTATNSQGFTLLHHASLKGHTLAVRRILARARQLVDAKKEDGFTALHLAALNNHREVAQILIREGRCDVNVRNRKLQSPLHLAVQQAHVGLVPLLVDAGCSVNAEDEEGDTALHVALQRHQLLPLAADGAGGDPGPLQLLSRLQASGLPGSGELTVGAAVACFLALEGADVSYANHRGRSPLDLAAEGRVLKALQGCAQRFRERHAGGSGGAAPGPRLVLGTPNTVTNLHVAAPSGPEAAECLVCSELALLVLFSPCQHRTVCEECARRMKKCIRCQVVIGKKLRPDGTEVASATPASGPPRQLVEELQSRYRQMEERITCPICIDSHIRLVFQCGHGACAPCGAALSACPICRQPIRDRIQIFV